A window of the Dasypus novemcinctus isolate mDasNov1 chromosome 15, mDasNov1.1.hap2, whole genome shotgun sequence genome harbors these coding sequences:
- the LOC101433451 gene encoding coiled-coil domain-containing protein 70-like: protein MVVSESKWINKRKILCLFSSFFSCTQDQNKFKHESYEVKKNLWRDNKFSRDENKALRKENKSLWGENKALQRENKAFRMDNQLMREENQSLRQQNLVLWKFKSMVLESQKSSGLKINALSTERKSYWQQNRALEAQIRALKEQEKAFQNEARALQEEIRSLHDEIMALQHQERALRMEEQALMKEGMALEMEEQALWKEEQALREENKALREENSALQEEENALREEANILEEWNKILQGNHNKHNTPVGKCK, encoded by the coding sequence ATGGTTGTCTCTGAATCAAAGtggataaataaaaggaagatattgtgcttgttttcctctttcttctcttgcACACAAGATCAAAATAAGTTCAAGCATGAATCTTATGAGGTGAAAAAAAACCTTTGGAGAGACAATAAGTTTTCCAGAGATGAGAACAAGGCtcttagaaaagaaaacaagtccCTCTGGGGAGAAAATAAGGCccttcaaagagaaaacaaagccTTCCGAATGGATAACCAGTTAATGAGGGAAGAGAACCAGTCTCTGAGACAGCAAAACCTGGTCCTCTGGAAGTTTAAAAGCATGGTTTTAGAGAGCCAAAAATCATCTGGGTTAAAAATCAATGCCTTGAGCACAGAAAGGAAGTCTTATTGGCAACAGAATCGAGCCCTGGAGGCCCAGATCAGGGCTCTGAAGGAGCAAGAGAAAGCCTTCCAGAATGAGGCCAGGGCTCTTCAAGAAGAAATCAGATCTCTCCATGATGAGATCATGGCCCTGCAACATCAGGAAAGAGCACTCAGAATGGAGGAACAGGCCCTGATGAAGGAGGGAATGGCTCTGGAGATGGAAGAACAGGCTCTGTGGAAGGAGGAGCAGGCCCTTCGTGAGGAGAACAAGGCTCTTAGAGAAGAAAACAGTGCCCTTCAAGAGGAGGAAAATGCCCTCCGGGAGGAGGCAAACATCCTAGAGGAATGGAATAAGATCCTTCAGGGAAATCACAATAAACACAATACACCTgttgggaaatgcaaataa